In Methylobacterium sp. WL1, the sequence GCTGGTTCTTCTTGTGGGGCGGGCTCGCCGCCGCGATCGGAGGACGGTCTTAGCGCCCCAAGCCCGCCGGGGGAACTCCGGATCGCGGCGGGCGGGGTGCCTTTCCGTCAGCCGTTGTCTCCGCGGATCGCCGCGATCACCGCGTCCGTGACCGCGCGGGTGGTGGCGGTGCCGCCGAGATCGGGGGTGTGCAGCCCGGGATCCGCGGTGACGCGCTCGACCGCGCGCATCAGCCGGGCGGCGGCCTGCGTCTCGCCGAGATGCTCGAGCATCTGACAGGCGGTCCAGAAAGTCCCGACCGGGTTGGCGATGCCCTTGCCGGCGATGTCGAAGGCCGAACCGTGGATCGGCTCGAACATCGAGGGAAACCGGCGCTCCGGGTTGATGTTGGCGGTGGGCGCGATGCCGAGCGATCCCGCCAGGGCCGCCGCGAGGTCCGACAGGATGTCGGCGTGCAGGTTGGTCGCCACGATCGTGTCGAGGGTCTGGGGCTTCATGGTCATCCGCATGGTCATGGCGTCGACCAGCATCTTGTCCCAGGTCACGTCCGGGAATTCGGCCGCGACCTCGGCGGCGATCTCGTCCCACATTACCATGGCGTGGCGCTGGGCGTTCGACTTCGTGACCACGGTGAGCAGCTTGCGCGGGCGTGCGCGTGCGAGCTCGAACGCGTAGCGGATGATGCGGTCGACACCCGAGCGGGTCATCATCGAGACGTCGGTGGCGACCTCGTTGGCATGGCCCTGATGGACCCGCCCGCCGACGCCGGCATACTCGCCCTCCGAGTTCTCGCGCACGATCACCCAGTCCAGTTCCGGCCCGGTGACGTGGCGCAGGGGGCTGGTGATGCCCGGCAGGATCCGGGTCGGCCGGACGTTGGCGTACTGGTCGAACGGCTGGCAGATGGCGAGCCGCAGGCCCCACAGGGTTATGTGGTCCGGCACGTCCGGCGCGCCGACCGCACCGAAGAAGATCGCGTCGTGGCCCGCGATCTGCGCCAGCCCGTCCGCGGGCATCATGGCGCCGTGGGCCTTGTAGTAGTCCGAGCCCCAGTCGAATTGGTCGAACGCGAATCCGAAGCTGCCGTCGCGCTCGGCGAGGGCGTCGAGCACGTCGATCCCGGCGGCGATGACCTCCTGGCCGATCCCATCCCCCGGGATGGCGGCGATGCGGTACTGCTTCATGGCGCGTCCTCCGTTTCTTGGACCGTACGCCATTCCGGACACGCCGGCGTCCCCCAGGTGGGCACAGGGCCGATGCGCCGCCGACAGCGATGCGTCGGCGACCGTCTTGGCCCTGCGATTCCGCCAGAGGGCGGGCGCTGAAACAAGCGGATGCCAAAAGCGTGGAGGTCGACGCCGGCCGGAAGATCCTACCCGCGCGCCGCGAAGCATCCGCAACGCAAAAGGGGTCGGCGATCCGCCAACCCCTTGCGCTATCGTGCTGAATGGATGGTACCACCGCCCCGGCTCGAACGGGGGACCCCCAGATCCACAATCTGGTGCTCTAACCAACTGAGCTACGGCGGCACTGGCGGGCGGTGTATCGTGGGCCGCGGCAGTTTTCAAGACGATGTGTGCAGGCTCATGCGGTCTCGGTGGACGCAGGGCGGATTCGCCTCATAAGTGCAACGACGAAACCGCGCGTCGGCCAGGGCGGATCGGGGGGTAGGGGCGAGCGTGAGCGCGCGAGAGCCAGCGTCGGGCGCGACCGGGAGCCGGGATCGGGGCCAGGCCGCCGAGACGGGGGCGGCGAACCGGACGGCTGCCCGGCCGGGCCATAGCCCTCGCAGGCGCTGGACCCGCTCCCGGATCTTCCTGGCGCCCGGGCGGCTGCGCAGCCTGGTTCGGCGCAGCGAGGGCGGGCTCGTCCTGCTGGCGACCCTGGTCGGCAGCGTCAGCGGGCTGGCGGTCTCGGCCATGACCTGGGTGACGCAGGCCCTGCGCGAGGCGCTCTACCACCTCCCGGCAGGGACCCGGCTCAGCGCCGCCGACGCGGTCGCACCGCCGCTCCTGCTCATCGGCCCGTGTCTCGGCGGCGTGCTGCTCGGGCTGCTGATCCTCGCAGCGAACTACCTGCGCGGGCCGCGCAAGCGCCCGGCCATCGACCCCATCGAGGCCAACGCCCTGCACGGCGGCCGGATGTCCCTGCGGGACAGCCTCTACCTTGCCCTGCAGAACGTGATCTCGAACGGCTCCGGGGCCTCCGTGGGGTTGGAGGCCGGCTACACGCAGCTCGCCTCCGGCCTCGCTTCGCGACTCGGTATCGCCTTCGAGGTACGCCGGGGCGACCTGCGGACCCTGGTCGGGTGCGGGGCGGCCGGGGCCATCGCGGCGGGGTTCGGGGCGCCGCTGGCCGGGGCGTTCTATGCCTTCGAGCTGATCATCGGCACCTACTCGATCGCCACCCTGGCGCCGGTGGTGGTCGCAGCGCTCTGCGGCAACCTCGTCTCCCGGGCGCTGATCCACACCCAGCCGCTGGTCGACCTCGGCGACATGCAGGCGGTCACGACCTCGCACATCACCAGCCTCGAGATCCTGCCGAGCCTCGCCCTCGGGCTAGTCTGCGCGCTGTTCGGTATCCTGATCATGCGTGGCGTCACCCTGGTCGAGCGGCTGGTCCAGGCCTCCGGCCTGCCTCGGGCGGCCGGTCCCGCCTTCGGGGGGCTATGTGTCGGCGCGCTGGCGCTGATCGCGACGCCGCAGGTGCTCTCGGGGGGGCACGGGGCGCTGCACATGCACTTCGCCGCCGAGGGGCAGGGGCACGGAGCCGCGTTTCTGGCCGGCTTGTTCGCCGCCAAGGCGACGGCCACCGCGATCTCGATCGGCTCCGGGTTCCGGGGCGGCCTGTTCTTCGCGTCGCTGTTCCTCGGAGCGATCGCCGGCAAGCTGTTCGCCGCCCTGGCCCCGGAGCTCCTGCCCGCGATGGCAGTCTTCGGCCTCACGCCGCTGGCCTACGCGGTGATCGGCATGAGCGCGCTCGCCGTGGCGATCATCGGCGGCCCGTTGACCATGACGTTCCTGGCGCTGGAGATCACCGGCAGCCTGCCGATCACCGGGTTGGTGCTGGCGGCGGTGATCGCTTCCTCGCTGACCGTCCGGAAGATCTTCGGCTACTCCTTCGCCACCTGGCGTTTCCACCTGCGCGGCGAGACCATCCGCAGTCCCCACGATGTCGGCTGGATCCGCTCGCTGACCGTGGGCCGGCTGATGCGCCGGGACGTCGCCACCGTGGCGGTAGACACGCCGCTGCCGACCTTCCTGCGCGCGCATCCGCTGGGCTCCCCCTCCCGGGTGGTCGCCGTGGATGCGCAGGGCCGCTACGCCGGGATCGTGAACGTTCCAGAGGCTCATGCCGCCGCCCGCGACGCCGAGGCCGGCGCCCCGCCGGTCCTCGCCGACCTCTTGCATCACCCCGACCGGTTCCTGACGCCGGAGATGAACGCCAAGGATGCGGCCGCAACCTTCGACCGCAGCGAGAGCGAGGCGCTCGCGGTGCTCCAGAGTGCCGCGAGCCGCCAGGTCCTGGGCCTGCTCACCGAGAGCCACACGCTCAAGCGCTACAGTGAGGAACTGGACCGTCAGCGCCGAGCCATGGCAGGCGAATCTGCGTGATTGTCAGGCCGGGGTGTTGACCGCATGCGCGCGTGCAACACCCTGGCATCGTGCAACCCGGGGCTGGTACGCGGCCCCCGACGCGAGACCCGTGAGGATCCATGGCCGGTCAAGACAGCAGCTCCCAGCGCCGCTACCGCATCGCGGTGATCCCGGGCGACGGCATCGGCAAGGAGGTGGTGCCCGAGGGCGTGCGCGTGCTTGAGCAGGCGGCCAAGCGGCACGGCTTCGCGCTTCAGTTCGACTGGTTCGATTTCGCGAGCTGCGATTATTACGAGCAGCACGGCCGGATGATGCCGGAGGACTGGAAGCCGCAGATCGAGAAACACGACGCGATCTACTTCGGTGCCGTCGGCATGCCGGAACGCGTGCCCGACCACATCTCCCTGTGGGGCTCGCTGATCCTGTTCCGGCGCGAGTTCGACCAATACGCCAACCTGCGCCCGGTGCGCCTCATGCCCGGGGTGAAGTGCCCGCTGGCCGACCGCAAGCCCGGCGATATCGACTTCTGGGTAGTTCGCGAGAACACCGAGGGCGAGTACTCGAATGCGGGTGGCCGCATGTTCGCCGGCACCGACCGCGAGTTCGCCCTGCAGGAGACGATCATGACCCGCCACGGGGTAGATCGGATCCTCAAGTTCGCCTTCGCGCTGGCCCAGAGCCGGCCGAAGAAGCACCTGACCTCGGCTACGAAGTCGAACGGCATCTCGATCACCATGCCGTACTGGGACGAGCGCGTGAAGGCGATGGCCGAGGGCTACCCGGACGTGCGGTGGGACCAGTACCACATCGACATCCTGACCGCGCATTTCGTGCTCAATCCGGATCGGTTCGACGTGGTCGTGGCGTCGAACCTGTTCGGCGACATCCTGTCGGATCTCGGACCCGCCTGCACCGGCACGATCGGCATCGCGCCGTCCGGCAACATCAATCCGGAGCGGATTCACCCGTCGGTGTTCGAGCCGGTCCACGGCTCCGCCCCCGATATCGCCGGCCAGGGCATCGCCAACCCGATCGGCCAAATCTGGTCGGGCGCGATGATGCTGGAGCATCTCGGCGAGCACGAGGCCGCGCGGGAGATCGTAAGCGGGATCGAGCGGGTGCTGTCCGAGCGGACGTTGCGCACGCGCGACCTGGGCGGCAATGCCGACACGCAGGCCTGCGGGAAGGCCGTGGCGGACGCGTTGGGATAAATCCCCGTCTATCCTGAGGAGCCCTGCAGAATCGCTAGATCACTGAAGGGCTCCCCCGAGGGCTACACAGCCGTCAGGACAAGGTCTTTGGCTGGTTGGGCGCGCCGCTCGAAAAATCAGCGCGGGCGGCGGCGGACGCTCACCACGTTGCTCGCCTGCTCGACCTGGCCGGAGGATGCCGGCAGGGTCGCGAGCGCGGTTTTGACGATGGTTGCGGCGTCGAGGCCGGCCTCGGCGTACATCTTCTCCGGGCTGTCGTGGTCCTGGTACAGGTCCGGCAGCGTCAGGGTGCGCACCCGGACGCGCCCCGCATCCAGGGCGCCCCGCTCCGTCAGCAGGTGCAGCACCATCGCCCCGAACCCGCCGCGCGAGCCCTCCTCGATCGTGATCAGCACCTCGTGGCTCTGCGCCAGGTCCAGGATCAGCGCCTCGTCCAGCGGCTTGGCAAAGCGCGCATCCGCCACCGTCACCGCCACGCCCTGCTCCGCCAGCGTGTCGGCCGCCTTCAGCGCCTCGGACAGCCGCGTGCCCAGCGACAGGATCGCCACCCGCGCCTCCGGGTCCTGGCGCACCATCCGGCCCTTGCCGATCGCCAGCGCCTCGCCCCGCTCCGGCAGCTCCACGCCGACGCCCTCGCCGCGCGGGTAGCGCAGCGCGATCGGGCCGCTGTCATGGGCGTGCGCGGTCGCCACCATGTGCACCAGCTCGGCCTCGTCGGAGGCCGCCATCACGGTCATGTTCGGCAGGCAGCACAGGTACGCCAGGTCGAACGCGCCGGCATGGGTCGCCCCGTCCGCGCCGACCAGACCGGCCCGGTCCAGGCAGAACCGCACGGGCAGGTTCTGCAGCGCCACGTCGTGCACGACCTGGTCGTAGGCCCGCTGCAGGAACGTCGAGTAGATCGCCACGAACGGCCGGTAGCCCTCCGTCGCCAGCCCGCCCGCGAACGTCACCGCGTGCTGCTCGGCGATGCCGACGTCGAAGGTCTTGTCCGGGTGCGCCTTGCCGAACAGGTCGATGCCGGTGCCGCCCGGCATCGCCGCCGTGATCGCCACGACCCGGTCGTCGGCGTCGGCCGCCTTGATCAGGCTCTCGCCGAACACCCGGGTGTAGGCCGGGGCGTTGGGCTTGGCCTTGGCCTGGACGCCCGAGACCACGTCGAACTTGACCACGCCGTGGTAGCGGTCGGCGCTGGCCTCGGCCGGCGCGTAGCCCTTGCCCTTGCGGGTGACGACGTGGAGCAGGATCGGGCCGTGCTCGGCGTCGCGGACGTTCTTCAGCACCGGCAGCAGCTGGTCGAGGTTGTGCCCGTCGACCGGGCCGACATAGTGGAAGCCCATCTCCTCGAACATCGTGCCGCCGCCCACCACCAGGGAGCGGGCGTACTCCTCCGCGGCCGCCGCGCGCTGGTAGAGCGCCTTGGGCAGGAGCTTGCCGAGCTGCTTGGCGGTCTCGCGCAGGGACTGGTAGGTGCCGCCCGACGCCAGCCGCGCCAGGTAGCCCGACATCGCGCCCACCGGCGGGGCGATCGACATGTCGTTGTCGTTGAGGATGACGATCAGGCGCGAGTGCAGGGCGCCGGCGTTGTTCATGGCCTCGTAGGCCATGCCGGCCGACATCGAGCCGTCGCCGATCACCGCGATGGCGTTGCGGCGCTTCGCGGTCCGGCCCTTGGCCTTGGCGGCCTCGGCGTCGAGGTCGCGGGCGACCGCCATGCCGAGCGCGGCCGAGATCGAGGTCGAGGAATGGGCGGCCCCGAACGGGTCGTAGGCGCTCTCGGAGCGCTTGGTGAAGCCGGACAGGCCGCCGCCCTGGCGCAGCGTCCGGATGCGGTCGCGGCGTCCGGTCAGGATCTTGTGCGGGTAGCACTGGTGGCCGACGTCCCAGACGATGCGGTCGTCGGGCGTGTCGAACACGTGGTGCAGGGCGACCGTGAGCTCGACCACGCCCAGCCCGGAGCCGAGATGGCCGCCGGTGATCGACACCGCGTCGATCATCTCGGCCCGTACCGCGTCCGCCACCCCCTGCAACTCGGATTCGGGAAGCTGCCGGAGCGCCGCAGGCTCCGGGATACGGTCGAGAAGTGCGCTCAGCTCGGGGGAAATCGCCACGGCATCAACCTCTATCGGACGGGATCGGTCTGACCGCCGAGCCTCAGGATATATCGAGCGGCGCCACGCCCTCGGGCCGCCCGTCGGCGCCGAGGGTGATCCTCTGGATCCGCGCCTCGGCCCGCTTCAGCAGCGCCTCGCAGTGCTTCTTCAGCACCTCGCCGCGCTCGTAGATCGCCACCGACTCGTCCAGCGGGACATCACCCCGCTCGAGCCTGCGCACGATCTCTTCGAGTTGCTCCAGCGCCTTCTCGAAGGGCAGGTCGCCGGCGGCCGGGGCCACCTCGGGTCTGCTCGCGTTCATCCCACACACATCCTTTGGGTCGGTTCTAAGGCGGCAGCCGGTGCGGCCACAACCCACGCGAGGGCGAGGCCGGCCGGATAGGCCGCGTTTTGGCAGCATGCGGCGGCGTTTGCGCCACACTCTCCGCGCCTTGGGGCGCCCCTTAGCGAACCCGGCGTGGAACGCCTACCGGACGGTCGTGCGCGGCGGCGGGGGCGCCGACAACCGGAGGTTATCCGCCCGGCTGTCACGTCAGCGTCAGGCAGAACGGCGTCCCCTCGAACGCCTCGGCGCCGCGGCCGATCCGCGCGACCGCCGCGATCATCCGGCCGTCACGGTCGAGCATCCGGTCCGCGATCGCCACGAACAGCGGATTGGGCGTCGCGGACGGGGATGCCGCGCGCAGGGCGTCGGCGATGTCACCCTCGTCGCGGTCCGGTGCCAGCGCGCAGGCCGCGATGTAGGCGGCCGCGGTGGACCGGCTGATCCCGGCATAGCAGTGGATCACCAGCGGCTTGTCCCGGGGCCAGGCTCGGGCGAAGGCCAGGATGCCGGCCACGTGCTCGTCGGCCGGCAAGACGTGTCCATCGCGGGGCTCGGCGATGTCGCTGACCCCGATGACGGAGTGGTTCTCCGCATCGATCAGCGCCGGGCGCTCGAGCGGCGTGCCGACGTTGACGAGCGTGAGCACGTGGCTCGCCCCGGTGGCGGCGACGGTCTCGGGCAGGCGCGAGAGCGGACAGACGTGAAGGGTTGGCATGATGGCGGGCACCTGACGCGTGATCGTGACGGATCGAGGGCGACGCGGCGGCGGCCCGCAGCCTCGGCATGGCGCCTCATTCCGGATCGGGAGATGGGGCCCCGGAATCTTCCGCCAGGGTATGAAAGCGGTCGAGGAACCGCGCCTGCGCCTGCGAGGTCGGCCACGGTTCGGCGAGCGCGAGGACACCCGCCGGCAGGTTCGGGGCGCGCCCGAAATAGCGCTCGGCCTCATCCAGGGCGAAGCCGGCGAGTTCGACGGCCTCGATATGGGCCGCGATCCGGTCGGCCCGCTTCACCAGCCGTCCGATGGCGGGCACGGGAGCCGCGAGGCCGAACCGGCGGCGCACGGCCGCGAGCAGGCGCAATTCGACCCCGCGATAGGCGTCGCCGATCGCCGCCTTGAGCGGGGAGATGATGTCGCCGACGACATATTCCGGGGCGTCGTGCAGCAGTAGCTCAAGCCCGTCCCGATCGGTGCAGCCCGGGGCGATGTGGCGGCCGACCGCCTCCACCAGCAGGCTGTGCTGGGCGACCGAGAAGACGTGCGGCCCCCGGGTCTGGCCATTCCAGCGTGCCACCCGGGCGAGCCCGTGGGCGATGTCGGCGATCTCGATGTCCCGCGGCGCGGGATCGAGGAGGTCGAGGCGGCGGCCGGACAGCATCCGCTGCCAGGCCCGGGGTGCCGGGTCGCTCATGCCGGCTGGCCCAGCGCGGCGCAGGGCCCGTGGCGGTGGCAGCCGACAAGATGGTCGTTCACCATGCCGACCGCCTGCATGAAGGCATGCACGATGGTCGGTCCACAAAACGAAAAGCCCTCCGCCTTGAGGGCCTTGCCGATCGCCCGGGAGACCGGCGTCTCGGTCTGGATCTCGGTGCGGCTCCGGGCGCTCCCCTGGATCGGTCGGCCGTCCACGAAGTCCCACAGGAACGGTGCGAAGCCCGGACCGCTCTCTTCGATCCGCAGCCAGGCCCGGGCCCCGGCGATCGTACCGACGATCTTCGCGCGGTTCCGGATGATGCGGGCGTCGGCCATCAGCCGCGCCACGTCGGCCTCGGTGTAGCGGGCGATGGCCTCCGGGTCGAAGCCGGAGAACGCGTCGCGGAAGCCCTCGCGGCGGCGCAGGATCGTGATCCAGGACAGGCCCGCCTGGAAGCCGTCGAGGATCAGCTTCTCGTAGAGCGCCTGCCCGTCGCGCTCGGGCACGCCCCATTCGGTGTCGTGATAGGCGACGTAGAGCGGGTCGTAGCCGGCCCACCAGCAGCGGGGGCAACCGTCGGGATGGTCGATCAGGCCGGTCTCGGGCATCCCGGTGGTTTAGCGAGAACAGGAGCGGAACGCTATCGCCACGCCAAACACGTCACTTTACGCTGCGATCAGCGATCAGGCGGCCGGCGATGCAGAGGCCTCAGGCATCGAGAACGTCGCATAGGCCGGCTTCTCGAACGTCACTGGACGATCGCCGGCGAGAGGGGTTGCACCGGCCGCGAGGGCGTCGGCCAGGCGGTCGAGCCGCACCAGCGCGAGGCCGTACTCGCCCGCGGTACTGCCGGTGGTACCCAGTCCCTTGCCACCGGCGGTGATTTCGGTGCCGGGGGGAGGGGCCTCGCCCGTATAGCGAGCCGCCAGGATCCGGGTGCGGGCGGTGCCCCGGTGCTGCATGCGCGAAACCACCTCCTGGCCCACGTAGCAGCCCTTCTTGAAGTCCACGCCGCCGAGCTGGTCCAACAGCGCCTCATGGGGGAACGCATCACCGTAGACGTAATCGCGTCCGCCCTCGGGCACGGCGAGGCCGATGCGGCGCCGGTGGTATTCCGCCTCCGACGCGTCGGCCGAGAAGGCACCTTCGCCGGCGTAGATCCGGGCGCCGAGATCCACATGGCGGGCATCCGCCACGGTGTCCGACTCGGCCGCCGGCGAGGCCCCGGCCCAGGCCGAAGCCACCGCCACGGTTGGGTCGACCGCGATCGCCACCTGCGCGCGCAGCCGGTAAAGCGTGAGGCGTTTGGCCAAGTCGGCCGCCCGGTCGATCGCCGTGTCGAGCCGGAAACCGTCCGGGATCCGCGAGATCAGGAAGTCGAACAGAATCTTGCCCTGGGGCGCCAGGAGGGCGCCGAGGCGGGCCTCTCCGGCCTGCAGGGTCTCGACGTTGCAGGTCAGCACGCCCTGCAGCAGTGCGGTGGATTCAGGCCCTGTGACGGTGACGAGGGCGCGGTCCGGCAGCAGGGCGACGGGCATGGCAGTCAGATCCTCACGCGACAGGGGCAATCCGGAATTCCGGAGCACAGGGTCGGGAGGTAGTCGCTGCGCACCCGTGCCTCAACCGTCCGGGCTCCGCGGCCGCCTCGTCAATGCTGGAGGGTCGTGGTGAAAGCACCCCCGCGGATGCGCTCGGGAAAGCCCTCGGCGTAGCGGGCGGTGGCTTCCTCGCCGTAGGTCATCACGAGTTCCTGGAAGGCCGCGAACAAGGCGGCCTGAGCCATGCAGTCGCCGTCGAGCCCGTCGAGACAGCCTTCCGCGAACGCCTCCGAGACATAACTCAGCGCGACGCGCTTCTCCTCGACATCGACCTCGATGGGGGCGGTCTGAGAGATGTGCTGCATGGACCCGATACTTCCGTTGCGCCGGGCACGGGACCCGGCGGACCAACGAATGATAGGTGGCTCCCCGCTGCTCGGCCAGCCGAGAATTTCAGATCGGTTAACGCGGACGCTCGAAGTTGATCCTTTCAGGGGATGCGTCCCGCCTGTGTTGCCTCTGCATCACCCGCCGAATCGCCCAGCCAAGGCGTGCGACAGCCTGTCACCCTCCGTGACGTAGCGGGCGGCCGCCTCGTGCGCGGCCGGGGTGCAGACCCGGTAGGTCAACGCGTAGCCGCGATAGCCGCGATTGTAAGCGCCGGCCAGCCGATCACGCCGGGCCGGCGTCACGCCTTCGGACTCGATCAGCGCCTTCATGCGGGCCGGCCATTCCCCGGCGTCGGGTGCCGCGCAGAGGCCGCGCAGGAAGGCCAGCGCCCCGATGATCTCGGACATCCGCATCAGGTCGCGGTCGTAGGGAGCGGGCACGTCCGCCGGTGGGGACGCTTCCTTGGGCGCCTCCTTGACTGGCGCCGCGCGGCTGCCGCGCTGCTGCGCCAGGGCCGGCCCCGCGAGCGCCACGGCGAGGCAGAGGATGACCGGAAGCCTCACGGGCGCGCCTCTCCTCTGTCGCCGACCCGGTCGAACGCCTCCTGCAGGGTCCCGATCAGGCCCGGCGTCGTCGCCAGGCCGGCGATCTCGGCGAGCGTCGCCCACCTGACCCCGAGGGCCTCCGGGCCCGCCACGGGCTCGCCGCCGCACCAAAGGGCTGCGTGCGGGTGGACGACGTAGTGGTGCCGGACGCGGCCGGCCTCGTTCCGGACGATGATCTCGGTGGGTGAGAGCACGCCGACCACCTCGGCCGCCAGGCCGACCTCCTCGGACAATTCGCGCAGGGCCGCCTCGGCCAGGGCCTCGCCGGCCTCGACCAGGCCGCCCGGCAGGGTCCACACGCCGCGCATCGGCTCGTTCGCCCGGGCCGCCAGCAGGACGCGATCGCCGCGGATCACCGCGATCGACGCGCCCACGAAGGGCCGGGTCGGGAACAGGCGCCCGCCGCCATCGGCTTCGCCCGCCGTCACGGCTTGCCTCCGTCGGGGGCGACGATTGCGACCCGCCCGTCGGCGAGGCCGACCACCAGCCGCGTCGCGGCGCCTTCGCCGAGTGCCACGATGCCGATCGTGGCCGGTGCCGGCAGCGGGATGCGCAAGCGCTCGTGCAGCGCACCCTTCGCCTGAACGAGGGCGATCTCCGGCCGTCCGGCCACCGGCACCGCGAGCTCGGGTGGGCCTGCGGCCGGGGCCGTGACGGCGAGGTCCGCATCTCCCTCGCCCGCCGCGTAGCCTGGGGCCTCGCCAGCGGCCTCGATCCGGCCCGCCTGCAGGGTCCAGAGCTGCAGCAGGCCCCGTGCGCTGACCGTGGCGGCCTGCACGATGCCGGAACCCGCGAAATCCGCGATGCCGGCGATCTTCAGGGGCGGGCCGGGCTGCACCGGGGTGCGGGCCGTGACGCTCCAGGCCTCAGCACCGTCGGGGCGGCCGATCAGCACGAGGCCGCCCGAATCCAGTCCCGAGAGGGTCGCGGCCAGGAGGGCCGGGCGGCCGGCGAGGCGCAGCAGGCGCGGCCGGAGCGGCGCGAACGCCGCGTCGCCCCCGCCGGTACCGTGACGGTGGCGACCGGGACCGGCTTCGGATCGGTGCTGACGGCCATCGGCTGGCGTTCGCGGATCGTCAGGACGGCGGCGGCCTCGCCGCCATCTGCGGCCCGGGTACGGCCGGTCAGGTAGGCGCTCAGGGGCCCGGCCAGGACCCGGCGCGAACCCGGCAGGGCGCCCCGCGGCGTCTCGGCGGCGGTCAGCCCCTCGACCGCCTCACGGCCGATCGGCCGCGCCGTAACGGTGCCGTCCGCGAGGCCGAGCACGGCACCGCCGTCGTCGCCCCAGACCACGGCGATCGGGGCGCTCTCCTCGTCGCCGGCCGGCTGGCTCGTCTTCGCACCGGCGATCGGCAGCAGGCCGGAGGTCGCCACCGAGATCGCGACCTCGCTGCGCGGCCCGCGCAGCGCCCTCACCTTGAACGGCAGGTCCAGGATCCGGAGGCCGGGTGGCTCGGCGCGGGCGGCGGCGAGCGGCGCCGCGCACAGGACCAATCCCATGAGGGCCGCGACGATCCGGCGTTGCCGGGGCGGGAAATAGCGCATAGCGGTCATGTCCGCCGCCCGGAGCGGCGGGTCAAACGTGCTGGCCGCCGTTGATGTGCAGCTCGGCCCCGTTCACGTAGGACGAGGCGTCGGTGCACAGGAAGTAGATCGCCTTTGCGACCTCGTCGGGGGTGCCGAGCCGCCGCTGCGGGATCTGCTCGACGAGCTTCTCCGTTCCGGGCGACAGGATCGAGGTGTCGATCTCGCCCGGCGAGATCGCGTTGACCCGCACCCCGAGGGGCCCGAAATCGGCGGCCATCTCGCGGGTCAGGCCGGCGAGGGCGGCCTTGGAGGTGCCGTAGGCGGCACCCGCGAACGGGTGGACCCGGGAGCCCGCGATCGAGGTCACGTTGACGATCGAGCCCCGGGCCCGGGCGAGTTCGTCGCGCAGGCCGCGGGCCAGCAGGATCGTGGCGAAGACGTTGACCTGGAACACCCGCTGCCACCCGTCGAACTCGGTGGCCAGCGCCCCCAGGCGCTCGCCCGCGGGGCCCTTCGGCGAGATGCCGGCATTGTTGACGAGCGCGTGCAGCACGCCGCCCTCGGCATCGAGCCGTCCCCGGACCTCCTCGATGGCCCGCATCGTGTCCTGGGCGTCCGCCAGATCGACCTGGAGGTGGTCCTCGGGACCCATCTCCCAGGGGCAGTTCTCGGGGAACGCGTGGCGCGAGCAGGTGATCACCCGCCAGCCGGCCGCCGAGAAGCGCTTGACGGTGGCGTGTCCGATGCCCCGGCTCGCGCCCGTGAGCAGCATGATGCGCCGGCGTTCGTTGACGGGGAGGGCCAAAGCCGTAAGCCTCGCTGGCGTGTGTTCGGATCGCGTCCGGCCCGGGCGCTCGTCGTGCCGGTGAGCCTGAACGGTCTAGGCTCACGGGGGCCGGAAATCCAGAGCGCGTGCCGCGCGCACGGTGCTAGTGAGGGCAGGAAGCCATGACGCGTACGGATCGCTTGCCGGAGATCCCCGCCGACCAGTTCTCGGAGGCGCAGGCCGCAGCTGCCGAGGTGTTCCGCGCCGAGCGCGGGGTCCAGGTCTTCGGGCCGTTCGTGCCGCTGCTGCGCAGCCCCGAACTGATGCTATGCGCCAGCCGCATGGGGCTTTACCTGCGCTACGGCAGCGCCCTCCCGCTGCGGATCAGCGAGTTCGTCATCCTGATCGTCGCCCGGCTGTGGAGCCAGCAGGTCGAGTGGCAGATCCACCACCCGATCGCGCTCAAGGCCGGGGTCGCACCGGAGACCGCACAGGC encodes:
- a CDS encoding protein tyrosine phosphatase; this encodes MPTLHVCPLSRLPETVAATGASHVLTLVNVGTPLERPALIDAENHSVIGVSDIAEPRDGHVLPADEHVAGILAFARAWPRDKPLVIHCYAGISRSTAAAYIAACALAPDRDEGDIADALRAASPSATPNPLFVAIADRMLDRDGRMIAAVARIGRGAEAFEGTPFCLTLT
- a CDS encoding NUDIX hydrolase; the encoded protein is MTAGEADGGGRLFPTRPFVGASIAVIRGDRVLLAARANEPMRGVWTLPGGLVEAGEALAEAALRELSEEVGLAAEVVGVLSPTEIIVRNEAGRVRHHYVVHPHAALWCGGEPVAGPEALGVRWATLAEIAGLATTPGLIGTLQEAFDRVGDRGEARP
- a CDS encoding TIGR02301 family protein, which gives rise to MRLPVILCLAVALAGPALAQQRGSRAAPVKEAPKEASPPADVPAPYDRDLMRMSEIIGALAFLRGLCAAPDAGEWPARMKALIESEGVTPARRDRLAGAYNRGYRGYALTYRVCTPAAHEAAARYVTEGDRLSHALAGRFGG
- a CDS encoding HD family hydrolase, translated to MSDPAPRAWQRMLSGRRLDLLDPAPRDIEIADIAHGLARVARWNGQTRGPHVFSVAQHSLLVEAVGRHIAPGCTDRDGLELLLHDAPEYVVGDIISPLKAAIGDAYRGVELRLLAAVRRRFGLAAPVPAIGRLVKRADRIAAHIEAVELAGFALDEAERYFGRAPNLPAGVLALAEPWPTSQAQARFLDRFHTLAEDSGAPSPDPE
- a CDS encoding carboxymuconolactone decarboxylase family protein, which translates into the protein MTRTDRLPEIPADQFSEAQAAAAEVFRAERGVQVFGPFVPLLRSPELMLCASRMGLYLRYGSALPLRISEFVILIVARLWSQQVEWQIHHPIALKAGVAPETAQALAEGRRPETMSDDEALAYAFSTELQHNRAVSDATYASVMARFGEQGAIDLTGINGYYALLAMTMNVARTALPEAGAPPLPPLVR
- a CDS encoding SDR family oxidoreductase gives rise to the protein MLLTGASRGIGHATVKRFSAAGWRVITCSRHAFPENCPWEMGPEDHLQVDLADAQDTMRAIEEVRGRLDAEGGVLHALVNNAGISPKGPAGERLGALATEFDGWQRVFQVNVFATILLARGLRDELARARGSIVNVTSIAGSRVHPFAGAAYGTSKAALAGLTREMAADFGPLGVRVNAISPGEIDTSILSPGTEKLVEQIPQRRLGTPDEVAKAIYFLCTDASSYVNGAELHINGGQHV
- a CDS encoding folate-binding protein YgfZ; this translates as MPVALLPDRALVTVTGPESTALLQGVLTCNVETLQAGEARLGALLAPQGKILFDFLISRIPDGFRLDTAIDRAADLAKRLTLYRLRAQVAIAVDPTVAVASAWAGASPAAESDTVADARHVDLGARIYAGEGAFSADASEAEYHRRRIGLAVPEGGRDYVYGDAFPHEALLDQLGGVDFKKGCYVGQEVVSRMQHRGTARTRILAARYTGEAPPPGTEITAGGKGLGTTGSTAGEYGLALVRLDRLADALAAGATPLAGDRPVTFEKPAYATFSMPEASASPAA
- a CDS encoding exodeoxyribonuclease VII small subunit, yielding MNASRPEVAPAAGDLPFEKALEQLEEIVRRLERGDVPLDESVAIYERGEVLKKHCEALLKRAEARIQRITLGADGRPEGVAPLDIS
- a CDS encoding DNA-3-methyladenine glycosylase I gives rise to the protein MPETGLIDHPDGCPRCWWAGYDPLYVAYHDTEWGVPERDGQALYEKLILDGFQAGLSWITILRRREGFRDAFSGFDPEAIARYTEADVARLMADARIIRNRAKIVGTIAGARAWLRIEESGPGFAPFLWDFVDGRPIQGSARSRTEIQTETPVSRAIGKALKAEGFSFCGPTIVHAFMQAVGMVNDHLVGCHRHGPCAALGQPA